DNA from Daucus carota subsp. sativus chromosome 1, DH1 v3.0, whole genome shotgun sequence:
ATCACACAATGTCTGATGCGGCTGGACTTGTTCAATTTATGACTGCTCTAAGTGAAATTGCCAGAGGTGCTAGTGTCCCGTCTATTCCTCCTGTGTGGCAGAGGGAATTACTTAATGCTAGGGATCCACCACGTGTTACGTGCACCCACCGTGAGTATGATGAAGTTGCTGACACAAACGGAACCATTCTTCCTCTGGATGACATGGTTCATCGTTCATTCTTTTTTGGTCCCACGGAGATTCGTGCCCTTCGTCAATTGGTTCCTCCTCACCTTCGCAAGTGCTCTTCCTTTGAACTGCTCACTGCTTGTCTCTGGAGAAGTCGTACTCGTTCCTTGCAGCTTGAGCCCGAGGAGGAGGTCCGTATGCTCTGTATTGTTAATGCACGAGCAAGATTCAATCCTCCCTTGCCTATTGGATACTATGGCAATGCATTTGCGTTCCCAGGAGCTCTGACAACAGCTGGAAAGCTCTGTCAGAATCCAATTGGATATGCCTTGGAGCTTGTCAGGAAAACTAAAGAAGATGTTACCGAAGAGTACATGAGATCTGTCGCAGACCTGATGGTTTTGAAAGACCGGCCACACTTCACAGCTGTGCGCACCTATCTCGTGTCTGACGTGACACGTGCAGGATTCGGAGAAATTGATTTTGGATGGGGAAAACCTGCGTATGGCGGTCCAGCCAGAGGTGGGGTGGGTGTCATACCAGGCCTGACTAGTTTTTACATACCATTTAAAAACAAGAAGGGTGAGAACGGAATTGTGATGCCGATTTGCTTACCAGCACCTGCAATGGAAAAATTCGTAGCCGAACTTGATGGCATGTTGAAGAATAATGACCAACCGGTAATCAACCATACTTCAATTCATATAACATCAGCACTATAGAATTTGCTTATATTTGTGAGTCTCAAGTCCAGTAAGAGAATTTGATAGCTAAAAGAGAGTGACTATGTAGCAATATGGAAGGTTTAATTACGGGGTTTACAATATGATCTTCAAATTGTTTTCCAGTTTCATCTAGTTTGGTTTACATGCTTTAATCTTGATTAATCTAATCCAGTTATCTAATTTGTTCTTTTTTATTTGAGAAGCTAACAAGTAGACTTCATCAGCTTGGTACTTGACTACCCATTCTTCTATCATCCTGCATAAACCAAATTACAGGCATTAGAAATAAGTTTACAAAAAACAAAGAGAGAAAGATTCATGCATTAAGACCTTGATGGACACAACCAAAATTGGTAGAAGAGCCGTTTGTAAATTTAACCTAGGATTGACGTGTTTAGTGAGAAATCATACAAGTAAAATCAACTGCCATGTACGATGAAAAAGGCCAATCTTAAGCGGCAAAGCAAGCGATAAGGTATAAGGTTTgtttaaaaaacacaaaaaatagaaACGAGTTCAATTCCCTTTCCTGTGTGAggattatatttttcaaaaaaaaaaccaaaatattGTTCAGCGGCACTTGTATCAAGCTTCTTTGCAGAAGGTTCAGATCCCCTGTAATCACAACATTTGATATTATGAAGTCCCAACAAAATCTTAAAATGTACTCATTCTCTCCCACTATATACATACGAATGAGAGGGAGATCAAGACAtgtgtataaaataatatatattaatgagaaAAGAAATAATAGTGGATGAAATGACAAGACTCATCAATATTTCATTGGTAAAATCAGAAATATAGTCGAAAGTACTTTGTgggtgagatttttatattacaaaaatctattattttaaattttttttaacaaatataaaattgagtGTGGTCAATATATAACAGGCAAATATTTCTATACTAACCGTTGTTTGGTCCGACACTCCATTTCCCAAATCAAATTATAGGGGCCATTTGGATCGTACATGGGCGTAGGGAATGAGAATGGAGGGTCTGAGAATGGGGAGAAACAGGATTGGGAATGAGGTTACTGATATTTTTTGGATCGTATTGGAATCGGATTGAGATTACCACATGCTGCGTGGTTTATACTGGAATGGGAATCAGAatacttttttaaataattaaaaattttcttatatgtttttaataattaaaaaaaaattctatttttttactcCTTTTAGAAATATGAAATAATTCCAAAAATCATATTCTTATTACTTTTTTgtagaaattaaattttttatttttacatggataattgaaattcataatttaCTTTCACTATCAAttcattcttcattttttttattatttatttgaattttcaaaaaaccGTAATGtcttactaaaaatatgaaaaataatcaaaatcgtaagaaaaaaaatgaaaaatcctACAAGAATATGCTTTAATTATCCAATATTACAAACTTTGACATACTTTGCACAAACCACATCAATCAACATAGTTGGATTATGACATGGTTTAACTCAAATCAAAATATTGAATAACATAACTTGTTCAATTCAGCTATAATATTCCCACTTAGACATTTAATCAAACACCTTGATACCAGTTTTCATGAGCAGATAATAAACACACAGCACAACAGAATCATAAATTGCATAAATGGCTTGCATAAATGGTGAGCCAATTTACACAAACATATGCATATATTTGTGACGAGAGTATAGATATGATGAGAgttttgtgtaaaaagttaccTTGGAAAGAGCCTTGACTATCGAGCAAATGGagagtagagagagagagagagagagaggggcagGCGAGATCGAGATCGAGAGAGAGGTGAGAGGCGAGATGAAAGACAGGAAGAATGATGATAgagagaaacgaagaaacgatGAAAGAGAAATGTATATCGAGTGAGCAGAAGATTGAGAATCAAATTTCGTAATTCGGGGTACAGGCCAGGTTTGTGTTAACATGCCAGAGGTCTACGAGTTTCCATTCCCTTGTCTTAAAAATTTAATCCAAACACAAGGTTACGGAATGGGAAGCCCATTCCCATTTACCAAGCCCATAAGCCTCCAACCAAACACCCCCATAGTTTTTTTCTTATGGAACGGAaatagtttaaaatttgaactacTTGCAGGTAAAATGTCTACTTAATTTTTCGATATTTCATACAGATAAATGCAGACTCTTTACCTAGGTTCTAGGGGTCAAAATGACAAGAGTGGAAGTGTGGAACCATGTATACCTCTCTTCATCATTGGCTTGACATCAATTCATAAGAATAAAGTTAGATCCGCAGAAATCACCAGATTTATCTCGGAGCATTACCCGGGCCTACCAGGCCTGATAATCAATTTCATTTTGGACTGCTCCCAAGTCATATTTCACGAGTGAGTTTAAAGTTGAGCTTTAAACTATACTTCGATTTTAAGctgaaaatatttgtttgttaaataAGTCGGAAACCgacataaaattaataataagtcaaaactgattttaaatcagaaattagtttgaattttttttttcggtGGCTTCATTTTCTTAAACTTTTTTATGATAAAAGTTACCCATAAATTACCCTTAAATCACGTTTTTTTaaataactcataaattattaataagttaaaaatatCCACAGAAACATGTTACACTCTCaatttatcacaataaatcagATTAGGTCATAAGTCTTAATTTTGAATTCAAGCAAACGGAAATCTAAAATCGAATACATATCAATATAACTAGGAGTTCACGGAATCCTTGGGTCAATATTATTAAGCTAAAAACATTTCCCATGATGAAAATGATCATAAATTACAATCCCACCAGGAAATTCAGAGTTTTAATTGCCATTCTAACAACGTGTTTGGACAAacttttcttttcaaattttaggatttatttttttctttacgATCCAATTGTCTATAGTGTAAATTGCCTAAAATATCTATTTTTCCCTCTACCACGATTTCCTGAAAGACGGGTGTTTCTAGGATACCCCTCCATCCATCATGGACTCTATAATATCCGGTTTAGCCATGCACCTTTGCAAGTTCTGATCCATACGATGCAAGATATCTAAAAGTTTAGTATTACTTGCCAAAATCGGGAGATCGACTACCAGGCATGTTCTATGGATACATATCATGTTTTGGGACATACTCCTCCACAGACTCATCCTCAATGTAGTAGCTTCCATCTTCATACAAATTATCAACACAAATCATCCTTTTTTTCCTCCTAAGGTTCAGACGTTTAATCCCCTCATTCTAGTTTCAATTTGTTGATGGAAGAATTTGATAGTCAACAAAAATGAGGTTGTTTGCAGGAACAAAAATCTATTTTAGTGGTTGTTTGACGGAATGTGGTTGAGTGTGTTTATGGGTGGCTGAGATAAAAAAAGATTGTAGGTTGCTTTCTTGATCTCAACTTTCGGTCCTTTCAATGCGCCTATATACCCTGTATTTATAGGAACAAGGCATATGTAGTTCTTGAAGGCCAAGAAATCTAAGTCGATTAGAATTAATAGGTTTCTTGTGGATGAGTCATAGACTAAGGCGGTAGCCCATTGGTCTTCTAGAGTCTTCAAGAGTCATCAACTAAGACGGTTTTGATATGTTTGGAgggtgttattttacaccaactatgagaaagattgtagaaggggggggttgaatacaatcttttacaaatttaaaagattcaagaatgatacactaagaacacagtaaacagaaaaacaccaagtattaaaaatacgggtggattgaatgatccacccgtgagattttatatagaagaatctgtggattgttttacaattcgcacagctgctggttcatcactcaaaactagttctaactctcagatttttctctcaagtaatttgaacaagttcaactgatgctactaacttggttatatactccaagttttacaaaacttttagctagattacaaaatgcactctaatctaaaaacaatgctgcacaactttgtcttatgcatgctttctgagatgtcttcatctttgaccatcatcttgatttgatccagattgcattgcatgagataagtatgtttctgcttcttctttattttcctaattaggcttccatgtctattttagtgtaattcgatccatgtgatttgtcagacttaagctctagtcactttcaactgctctttgcttcatcagttgaaagttctggttactttcaactgctcttgacttcatcagttgaatgcccggctcatcagttgaatgaattacaaacttcatcagttgaatgctgttccagtctcatcagttgaattcctcagcatcatcagttgaacactttgtcttcagttgaatgcttgattttcatcagttgaaacaacatccagtcttcatcagttgaatagttacatctcatcagttgaatatccttcacttagataaaattacatggcattggatatttacaattagccatcctattctacccatccgttgataattcccaaagacaagaaacataacaattacaactgaaatttgataaaggttctaagtaagacatgttacagaatgtttatgttatcatcaaaaaatattgattcctaacaatctcccccaatttatgactggagaagatgcagacataaattctacacttgatgataacaaaaacattaataaaataaaatgcagaatttaaatacaagagttagaaaagattacagatgattatgctcctctagactgagcagttacttgttcctagaagatcttcttcttctggacttaagtttttcttcaagaatattaatttgcttctgaaagatcctgtagaaccattcttcatcactatcttgtctgttgagcttggattggagagtcttcagagtattcaagctagcaaccttgagttgatctttaggtctgaaaaatctcctaacaccttgattgtccctaaattccataactggagtaggttcatgatgaattttctttccagtgtagggaattttcagccttctttgtagactagcatctgagttccattccttcctgatctcaaggattctctttagtaccatttgctttgcaggtggtgtaaatcctccagtcctcttcatagatccatatatttttgttagagaactgaatccctcagaattcagaactctgtgaagaggccagatgacatcacccttgtttttgtaagagaataccagtctttcaggtaactttgaagttgcttctattcctcttacttcttgaagatcatccagctccagctccaactcagaaatttcttcaatgttagcaatgatcagatagtcatcaggattttcaggttcttttggaggtttaggagggttagccatcctcttagcaacagacttgactttcttctttggcttggaaggttcttgaacaagaaaagctggaattgggatatcttccaagtcaactggctcctcttttggcattattggctcatcatggaagttgacatctggatgtaccactgtggtgtccttgattggagaagaaggctttgagataggcttttctggcacttcttctcttctcttggctgcctcaggcatcttagtcttagatttgactctctttttctttggagatgattcaagaggcaatctttcctcatttaaaagctcagctgccaactcctcttccagctcaatagcaaacctttcatccacctctatttggtttaaagagagttgggattcaaactcctctttttcacattctctggccacctcttcagcttttgcatatgagaaatgaggatggccagttccaataaacaacttctggccttctctgtagatgatggcaaaatgagtctttaaggccacatctgcacaatctttataacttttgatttcttggcccaaaagcttgtattcatttttgtcaggcctggctaatggaaagtagattgagcttgagtcttttccaggcctggagtaaccacaattgtttggaaacagagttggtttgaactcattcagaaatgatggctcacccttctctgtcttggagggaataacaatctcaggtgtgattaccctgagaattgtggttgtggttggaaaagagatttgagctgtggtggctgtagaagatgtagatgatttcttgcccaattgagccactctctttgcaatggagtccaattctttcatcctttcaatcttttgcttttccctttcagtgtggaaaggaggaggaatttgactgattaattctgcaggagttggtaattctttctccccctttttgttagcagcaagtgtaagggatggactgggaagagaagcaccagaggcaagaagaagatgttgaaggagtccagtctgaattctttgatgctgcaacatctcatccatcctagagtttaagatatagacattgccttccagagcttctacttgcttctccaattgcagttgtttttgctcagaaccagaaatagctgatttgacctgagctggaagcttttcatcaatttgtttggtcagatcagtcttaacagaggcaatgagacaattgagatgctctatctctttctgaaagtggagagattgatatttgtgaagcttgaggttttccaaagcttgactggcaatggtggcagagatggcttgagaggaggatgagcttccaggttgtgattgaagaatggtggaggcttgcctttccagctccatgctgacAACCATTGCAtttgcagactgcatggagagccatgaaggtaaaGAAGtggtaggttgttcaccaagggattcctcaagagcatcattgaggtcttcatcactatcatcatattgaaaatcatctccagcattggcaggcagagctgtaaatgcctcctttgctctaagcatagaagatgtagtgtgaattagattaaggtgcctctcagctgcttgattgtccaatctggcaaaatcttgaatggaagacattccatgagtaaaagtctcagggtctagtgaaacaccatccaatatggatctgtattcagcttgaaactcttgttcactaaacccttcactgacacctgcatttctctcaatttctctcttttcttgcatcaagggctccccttggctcaccacacaactcacctctcccttacttacccttactaaagggtcactcatatcctctcctttttcctggctagaagaaaatgccagactctccacaccctctccttttgccagctcactaggctgcctctccactccatagctcactccactcaatcctaaaagtgtttgtgctaccatgtgatcaactgctgtagaagaaggtaaagtaattgaagtagtagcagttgtcaactgatgagagacatcagttgaaacatgagtagaggaggcattcaactgatgagagctgttaagcagatcagttgaaggacaaacacttgtcaactgatgagaaagatcagttgaagaaaatgaagaaataggtttagaggctgtgacagttgagtctgtggtgattgattttaatggtatatccacagagcacactgtcacaaaagaaggaattggaagagaaagatccaacaaatcatcaaagtgatgatgatcaatctcagagggggacttctccatgaaatctaaagatggagaatttacaagtgtggtgtggatcaattccacatccacagaagaggttggggattgtgtttgagttgtggaaatagtaagatcatgaatatgggtgattggttgagatgaagagaggggctgtgactccacatttattggagtcacatcaatctgactttgagaagttaaaggcataaaatccagaatggatgcctgtgtgcgtgcagagtgcttcagtttgtcacttcttagcttctttctcccataggcttttattggtgaagaagtggtgtccctccccctttttgactgtgtccttggctgaggactattttcaataacaacatccttttgggaggatgctgctagggatgtgcttaaatccatattaacatctacagtcttttgggagactgcagagtggctaggctggttagcactcacctctccatccttatccttagggtttctttgatgatcaccctttccctccccctcacttcctccaatcacactcccctcaggcttgtgtttcttagtttttacaacagatgccttttgggaggcatctgaggttggtttagaagacttggttttagagggttttgctacttgtgtaggctgttgatgggcctcttcaacagccctgatagcagaaagcaaagaagttgagggttgagagagagtagtaggaaagccatgtacctctttgtgctttccagcctccattgttggcaggtacaccacctccaaggaggggtataaattcatcctaaagaggtctttaaagactctcttttcctgcacaaaactgggaagcttggcttccttgttagtaataactagcttatcattgagatgattagctagcatcataagaaatctgacataatatatattcctaggtctatcagttttatcacctagtttctccccaatttcttggatcatcaaaccaccaaagttgaaatattcattagtcaggtacatgtaaagcatttgtaagatctgggaagtaagagcattgaaattactaatcttaccagaaaatgccttaataaaagcatcacataaataactccattctctcctaagaccccttctttctattttacctaaggcatcagttggcaaaacataattcatggcataaagtaaattaaccaactgattatcactaggcaaagataaaacagtattttcaggaatcttaaagcatgctttcataacatcagcattaacagagtaagttttattattgacagagaaagttagagtttcatgctcactattaaactctgcagaggtccacatttcctcaacaatttcatggtagatgatgggagcttcagtcatagcataagagagctggcttgacttgatgaactccatcatcctgtgatactctttctcctccacagccttggtatccacaaatgacgcaaagttgttcttctcatagataaacccacttggtgcagtgtacttcttcattggtgccattgcagttacagagaaagcttgaagaagaattagaacttgtttttgcacagagagagaagagagctttgagaattcgaaagagtaagatgaaaagaaatgaaaatagattaaaacacttaaatactttctcagaaaattgctgtgattggctgagaaattaccgttgagaagaaattactcttattgaactctacaaaaattacacacacgatcgtgtgtataaagtaggtgagagacaaaagaaatttcaacggctcagatctgataatactttcaacggatgaaataagcgcctctttaaacttcctattcaactgatgaagatcagttgaaggcgtcttcaactgatgtcatcagttgaatgaaaaacagcgcaggaggatattgtttcaaacatcagttgaaacaatttcactagttcatcagttgaaatattatagattttatccagaattataattaattcaattttgataaatcaaaattaatcaaattctggctgccaaattacagaaaaattcactctaaattaggagaaatttaacatacctaatttacttaccaaccttgtgaatgtggattcatcaagaggctttgtgaagatatctgcaatttgttcttcacttggaacaaaatgcatttcaacagtaccagccatcacatgttcccttatgaagtggtatttgatgtcaatgtgcttggttcttgagtgttgtactggattttcagttatagcaatagcactggtgttgtcacaaaatattgggatttttgagagatttaatccataatcaagtaattgatttctcatccacaataattgtgcacaacagcttccagctgcaatgtattcagcctcagctgtagaggttgatacagaattttgctttttgctaaaccaagaaatcaatctgtcaccaagaaattgacaggtgcctgttgtactttttctatcaattttgcatcctgcaaaatcagcatctgaatatccaattagatcaaatccagagtctttagggtaccaaatgccaagatttggtgttcccttaagatatctgaatattctttttatagcaataagatgtgattctttaggatcagattgaaatctagcacagaggcatgtagaaaacataatatctggtctactagctgtcagatataaaagagaaccaaccatgcctctataattagagatgtccacagatttctcattaggacttaactctaatttggtggctgttggcatgggagtcttagcttctttgcaatccaataaatcaaactttttaagtagatcatagatgtacttagtttgatttatgaatataccttcctttacttgtttaacttgtaaaccaagaaagtaggtgagctctcccatcatgctcatttcatactgactcttcataagattagcaaacttcttgcaaagtttctcatctgtagaaccaaaaattatatcatctacataaatttgaaccagaataaaggcaccatttacatttctgtaaaatagtgttttatccacagttcctctggaaaaatgattatctaataagaattgagacagagtgtcataccatgcccttggtgcttgcttttgtccatagagtgcttttaataaaaagtaaacatactctggaaattctggatcttcaaaaccaggaggctgactgacatatacctcctcttccagttcaccatttagaaaagcactcttgacatccatttgataaactttaaagttggcatgagcagcataagctaggaacattcttattgcttccagtcttgcaactggtgcaaaggtctcatcaaaatcaattccttcagattgagagtatcctttagcaacaagtctggccttgttcctggtgacaactccattctcatccaccttgtttctgaatacccaccttactcctacaattgttttatttttaggcttaggcaccagcttccaaacattgtttctctcaaattgatttaattcttcttgcatagcaagaacccaatcagcatctttgagagcatcttctatgactttaggttcatcctgtgaaaggaatgcactgtacaaacactcatcttgagttgctcttcttgtttgtacagatgcatttgcatctccaataattagttcaaaaggatgatcccttgtccactttctttgtggtggaagtgattgtcttgatgatgtggcttcattgttgaagttcaggtttccatgttggaaagctccccctaaatttgacatctcattatttctagactgattgaaactttgagacattctttcaactgatgatccttgaggtgtttcaactgatccctccaatgtagtttcaactgatgcttcagttgaatttccagttgcagttgttccttgcactagagagtcatcagttgggatattaattccaggattaattccaacattttgaataatgtcatcatcatcatcactgtcatacagatcaccttcaccttcattttcaaatctgagattatcatgaaatccttcatctgagaatccttgaatcttcttatcatcaaaaaccacatggattgattccataacaatgttggttctcagattatatactctaaatgattttccatcagagtatccaacaaaaatagcttcatctgccttggcctcaaattttccaagattttcaccttgatttcttagaacataacacttgcatccaaatacatgaagaaagctaattgttggcttctttcctttgaagagttgaaagggagttagattatgaggtttggtaattagtgagatgttttgagtgaagcaagcagtgttcacagcttcagcccaaaaataggttggaagttgagcttcattaatcatggttcttgcagcctcaataagagttctatttttcctttcaacaacaccattttgttgtggagttcttggtgcagagaactcatgagtaattccctcttcttcacaaaattctttcatcacagagttcttgaattctgtcccattgtcacttcttatccttccaactttgacatctggattgttgtttaatgccttgatatgattgatgatgattttcccagcttcatccttagaatgcagaaagaaagtccaagtgaattttgaaaaatcatcaacaatcactaggcaatatttcttctttgaaatagacatgatgttaactggtccaaacaaatccatatgcaagagctgaaggggcttcacaattgatgaaagagttttgcttttgaaagagcttctcttttgctttcctagctgacaagctccacaaagtccatcttttgagaattccatctttggtagacctcttaccaagtccttctttactaactcattcaaggttttgaaatttagatgagacaatctcttatgccatagccaactgtcatctga
Protein-coding regions in this window:
- the LOC108206895 gene encoding benzyl alcohol O-benzoyltransferase, which codes for MALQESLAFTVTRQSPELITPSKATPHEYKLLSDIDDQEGLRFQIPVIQFYAKKNDFVDARKMDPVKVIREALAKTLVFYYPFAGRLREGAGRKMGVDCTAEGVMFIEADADVTLEEFGDALQPPFPCLEELLFDVPGSAGVLDCPLLLIQVTRLKCGGFIFALRLNHTMSDAAGLVQFMTALSEIARGASVPSIPPVWQRELLNARDPPRVTCTHREYDEVADTNGTILPLDDMVHRSFFFGPTEIRALRQLVPPHLRKCSSFELLTACLWRSRTRSLQLEPEEEVRMLCIVNARARFNPPLPIGYYGNAFAFPGALTTAGKLCQNPIGYALELVRKTKEDVTEEYMRSVADLMVLKDRPHFTAVRTYLVSDVTRAGFGEIDFGWGKPAYGGPARGGVGVIPGLTSFYIPFKNKKGENGIVMPICLPAPAMEKFVAELDGMLKNNDQPVINHTSIHITSAL